In one Bosea sp. RAC05 genomic region, the following are encoded:
- a CDS encoding ABC transporter ATP-binding protein has translation MTGAPVREVLLSVENVSLRFGGVKAITDVSFDIRKGEVRAIIGPNGAGKTSMLNCINGFYQPQEGQITFKGERRHKMRPHRAAAAGIARTFQNVALFKGMSTLDNIMTGRTLKMNRGFFWQVLRHGPAMTEEIEHRKVVEDIIDFLQIEHIRKLPVGKLPYGLQKRVELGRALAMEPELLLLDEPMAGMNLEEKEDMCRFILDVNQQFGTTIALIEHDMGVVMDLSDRVVVLEYGRKIADGTPAEVKADQKVIDAYLGVAH, from the coding sequence ATGACGGGTGCGCCGGTGCGCGAGGTTCTGCTCTCGGTCGAGAACGTGTCGCTGCGCTTCGGCGGGGTGAAGGCGATCACCGATGTCTCCTTCGACATCCGCAAGGGCGAGGTGCGCGCCATCATCGGCCCCAACGGGGCCGGAAAGACCTCGATGCTCAACTGCATCAACGGGTTCTACCAGCCCCAGGAAGGGCAGATCACCTTCAAGGGCGAGCGCCGCCACAAGATGCGGCCGCATCGCGCGGCTGCCGCCGGCATCGCCCGCACCTTCCAGAACGTCGCCCTGTTCAAGGGCATGTCGACGCTCGACAACATCATGACCGGCCGCACGCTGAAGATGAATCGCGGCTTCTTCTGGCAGGTGCTGCGCCACGGGCCTGCGATGACCGAAGAGATCGAGCATCGCAAGGTCGTCGAGGACATCATCGACTTCCTGCAGATCGAGCACATCCGCAAGCTGCCCGTCGGCAAGCTGCCCTATGGCCTGCAGAAGCGCGTCGAGCTCGGCCGGGCGCTGGCGATGGAGCCGGAGTTGCTCCTGCTCGACGAGCCGATGGCCGGCATGAACCTCGAGGAGAAGGAGGACATGTGCCGCTTCATCCTCGACGTGAACCAGCAGTTCGGCACCACCATCGCCCTGATCGAGCACGACATGGGCGTGGTCATGGACCTCTCCGACCGCGTCGTCGTGCTCGAATACGGCCGCAAGATCGCCGACGGCACGCCGGCCGAGGTCAAGGCCGACCAGAAGGTAATCGATGCCTATCTGGGAGTGGCACACTGA
- a CDS encoding AMP-dependent synthetase/ligase, translating into MASASAGQADTFPKLLLRNARERGGRVAFRHKDLGIWQSWNWAEVTEQVRGFARGLQTLGLKRGEKVAIVGYNRPRLYWAMAAAQWLGAVPVPVYADSVADEMAYVLDHAEAAFAVVQDQEQVDKILSIAERLPSLRHMLYDEPRGLRDYDHGTLHPIDEVIAGGLKDLAGTAEATTALEREMQAGSGADLGIILYTSGTTGRPKGVMLSHTNVIAAAEIGCQFDGLNESDEIIAYLPIAWVGDHIFSYAQAIVAGFCVNCPEGPETVIEDRREVGTTYAFAPPRVFETMLTLTMVRMEDAGALKRKMFHYFLGVAKEHGEKILNGESVPLGARLLYGLGDVLVYGPLRNRFGLTRIKVGYTAGEAIGPELFRFYRSIGVNLKQLYGQTEAGVYITMQPNGEIRADTVGRPAPLVEIRIDDNGEVLYRSPSIFGGYYKDPEKTAETMTADGYVRSGDAGFFDEEGHLKIIDRAKDVGKLRTGELFPPKYIENKLKFFPNIKEAVAFGQERDYATVAVNIDLTAVGNWAERNNVVYASYQELAGHDLVYDMIAQHVDEVNRSLAAEPLMGGAQIKRFLILHKELDADDGELTRTQKVRRGFIADRYAPLVNALYDGSQEADISTEVTFEDGRKGVISARVKVRDATIYPSTAAERPAPARAAA; encoded by the coding sequence ATGGCAAGCGCGAGCGCCGGCCAGGCGGATACCTTTCCGAAATTGCTGCTGCGCAATGCGCGCGAGCGGGGCGGGCGCGTCGCGTTCCGCCACAAGGATCTCGGCATCTGGCAGTCCTGGAACTGGGCTGAAGTGACCGAGCAGGTGCGCGGCTTCGCGCGGGGCCTGCAGACGCTCGGGCTCAAGCGCGGCGAGAAGGTCGCGATCGTCGGCTACAACCGGCCGCGGCTCTACTGGGCGATGGCGGCGGCGCAATGGCTCGGCGCCGTGCCGGTGCCGGTTTATGCCGACAGCGTCGCCGACGAGATGGCCTATGTTCTCGACCATGCCGAGGCCGCCTTCGCCGTGGTGCAGGACCAGGAACAGGTCGACAAGATCCTCTCCATCGCCGAGCGCCTGCCGAGCCTGCGGCACATGCTCTATGACGAGCCCCGGGGCCTGCGCGACTACGACCACGGCACGCTGCACCCGATCGACGAGGTCATCGCCGGCGGGCTGAAGGACCTCGCCGGGACCGCCGAGGCGACCACCGCCCTCGAGCGCGAGATGCAGGCGGGCTCGGGCGCCGATCTCGGCATCATCCTCTACACCTCCGGCACGACCGGGCGCCCCAAGGGCGTGATGCTCAGCCACACCAACGTGATCGCGGCGGCCGAGATCGGCTGCCAGTTCGACGGGCTGAACGAGAGCGACGAGATCATCGCCTATCTGCCGATCGCCTGGGTCGGCGACCACATCTTCTCCTATGCGCAGGCGATCGTCGCCGGCTTCTGCGTCAACTGTCCGGAAGGGCCGGAGACGGTGATCGAGGATCGCCGCGAGGTCGGCACCACCTATGCCTTCGCGCCGCCGCGCGTCTTCGAGACCATGCTGACCCTGACCATGGTGCGGATGGAGGATGCCGGCGCGCTGAAGCGGAAGATGTTCCACTACTTCCTCGGCGTGGCCAAGGAGCATGGCGAGAAGATCCTCAACGGCGAGAGCGTGCCGCTGGGGGCCCGGCTGCTCTACGGGCTCGGCGACGTGCTGGTCTACGGCCCCCTGCGCAACCGCTTCGGCCTGACCCGGATCAAGGTCGGCTATACGGCGGGCGAGGCGATCGGCCCCGAGCTGTTCCGGTTCTATCGCTCGATCGGCGTCAACCTGAAGCAGCTCTACGGACAGACGGAAGCCGGCGTCTACATCACCATGCAGCCCAATGGCGAGATTCGCGCCGACACGGTCGGGCGGCCGGCGCCGCTGGTCGAGATCCGGATCGACGACAATGGCGAGGTGCTCTACCGCTCGCCGTCGATCTTCGGCGGCTACTACAAGGACCCCGAGAAGACCGCCGAGACGATGACGGCGGACGGCTATGTCCGCTCCGGCGATGCCGGCTTCTTCGACGAGGAAGGCCACCTCAAGATCATCGACCGGGCCAAGGACGTCGGCAAGCTCCGCACCGGCGAGCTGTTCCCGCCGAAATACATCGAGAACAAGCTGAAGTTCTTCCCCAACATCAAGGAGGCGGTCGCCTTCGGGCAGGAGCGCGACTACGCCACCGTGGCGGTGAACATCGACCTGACGGCGGTCGGCAACTGGGCCGAGCGCAACAACGTCGTCTACGCCTCCTATCAGGAGCTCGCCGGGCACGATCTGGTCTACGACATGATCGCCCAGCATGTGGACGAGGTGAACCGCTCGCTCGCGGCCGAGCCGCTGATGGGCGGCGCGCAGATCAAGCGCTTCCTGATCCTGCACAAGGAGCTCGACGCCGACGATGGCGAGTTGACGCGGACCCAGAAGGTCCGGCGCGGCTTCATCGCCGATCGCTACGCACCGCTCGTCAACGCGCTCTATGACGGCTCGCAGGAGGCGGACATCTCCACCGAGGTCACCTTCGAGGATGGCCGCAAGGGCGTGATCTCGGCCCGCGTCAAGGTGCGCGACGCGACGATCTACCCCTCGACCGCCGCCGAGCGGCCGGCACCGGCGAGGGCTGCGGCATGA
- a CDS encoding amino acid ABC transporter substrate-binding protein: protein MKIAFAALLACAATALAPAANAQTPLLTTVKNRGHLVCGVSPGLAGFGLPDAQGQWAGLDVDLCRGIAAAVFDDPMKVKFTPLSSKDRFTALQSGEVDLLSRTSTWTMARDTSLGLSFAGVNYYDGQAFLVKKTLGVDSALKLNGASICLQQGTTTELNVADYFRKNGIKYEPVTFDKGDEAITAFQSGRCDALTDDSSALYALRLKLVKPDEAIVLPEIISKEPLGPVVRSSDMPWFNLVKWVHFAMLNAEELGVTQANVEQQKSSTNPEIRRLLGVEGKFGEAIGLTPDWAYRIVKHVGNYGEAFERNVGAGSVLKIARGKNDLWTKGGLQYAPPIR, encoded by the coding sequence ATGAAAATCGCCTTCGCAGCCTTGCTCGCCTGTGCGGCCACCGCCCTGGCGCCCGCCGCCAACGCCCAGACCCCGCTGCTCACGACCGTGAAGAATCGCGGCCATCTGGTCTGCGGCGTCAGCCCCGGCCTCGCCGGCTTCGGTCTGCCGGATGCGCAGGGACAATGGGCCGGCCTCGACGTCGACCTGTGCCGCGGCATCGCCGCCGCGGTCTTCGACGACCCCATGAAGGTCAAGTTCACGCCGCTCTCGTCGAAGGACCGTTTCACGGCGCTGCAGTCCGGCGAAGTCGACCTGCTGTCGCGCACCAGCACCTGGACGATGGCGCGCGACACCTCGCTCGGCCTGAGCTTCGCGGGCGTCAACTATTATGACGGCCAGGCCTTCCTGGTGAAGAAGACGCTCGGCGTCGACAGCGCGCTCAAGCTCAACGGCGCCTCGATCTGCCTGCAGCAGGGCACGACGACGGAGCTCAACGTCGCCGACTATTTCCGCAAGAACGGCATCAAGTACGAGCCGGTGACCTTCGACAAGGGCGACGAGGCGATCACGGCCTTCCAGTCCGGCCGCTGTGATGCGCTGACCGACGATTCCTCGGCGCTCTATGCGCTCCGTCTCAAGCTGGTGAAGCCCGACGAGGCGATCGTCCTGCCCGAGATCATCTCGAAGGAACCGCTCGGCCCGGTCGTGCGCAGCAGCGACATGCCGTGGTTCAACCTGGTCAAGTGGGTGCATTTCGCCATGCTGAACGCCGAGGAGCTCGGCGTGACCCAGGCCAATGTCGAGCAGCAGAAGTCCTCGACCAATCCGGAGATCCGGCGCCTGCTCGGCGTCGAGGGCAAGTTCGGCGAAGCGATCGGCCTGACGCCGGACTGGGCCTACCGGATCGTCAAGCATGTCGGCAATTATGGCGAGGCGTTCGAGCGCAATGTCGGTGCTGGCTCGGTGCTGAAGATCGCCCGCGGCAAGAACGACCTCTGGACCAAGGGCGGCCTGCAGTACGCCCCGCCGATCCGCTGA
- a CDS encoding Crp/Fnr family transcriptional regulator yields MIPPEELRRIAAWSRDLREEEFEEARRGISFRSYGKGAHICHVGDRLEAWTGVADGLVKMSTTSKTGKSATLAGMRAGAWFGEGTVIKGELRRYELVALRETKLALMRRQTFLWLFEHSAAFNRFLVHQFNERLAQFIALAETERTLDSTGRLARNLAWLFNPTLYPDEGRTLEVSQEELGLLAGMSRQIANQGLSKLASLGLLEVGHGSVTILDVAGLARYEG; encoded by the coding sequence GTGATCCCGCCCGAGGAGTTGCGGCGCATCGCCGCCTGGTCGCGCGACCTGCGCGAGGAGGAGTTCGAGGAGGCGCGGCGCGGCATCTCGTTTCGCAGCTATGGCAAGGGCGCCCATATCTGCCATGTCGGCGACCGGCTCGAGGCCTGGACCGGCGTCGCCGACGGGCTGGTGAAGATGTCGACGACCTCGAAGACGGGCAAGTCGGCGACGCTGGCGGGCATGAGGGCGGGGGCCTGGTTCGGCGAAGGCACCGTCATCAAGGGCGAGTTGCGGCGCTATGAGCTGGTGGCGCTGCGCGAGACCAAGCTCGCCCTGATGCGACGCCAGACCTTCCTGTGGCTGTTCGAGCATTCCGCCGCCTTCAACCGCTTCCTGGTGCACCAGTTCAACGAGCGCCTGGCCCAGTTCATCGCGCTGGCGGAGACCGAGCGGACGCTCGATTCGACCGGACGGCTGGCGCGCAACCTCGCCTGGCTGTTCAACCCGACGCTCTATCCCGACGAGGGCCGCACGCTGGAGGTCAGCCAGGAGGAACTCGGCCTGCTCGCCGGCATGTCGCGCCAGATCGCCAATCAGGGGCTCTCCAAGCTCGCCTCGCTGGGCCTGCTCGAGGTCGGCCATGGCAGCGTAACGATCCTCGATGTGGCGGGACTGGCGCGTTACGAAGGGTAA
- a CDS encoding DUF1007 family protein, producing the protein MARRPASAALLALATGLGLASTASAHPHVFVTARAEILYAPDGTVRALKHIWSFDEAYSAYITQGLDKNGDGKLTPDELAELAKVNVESLPDVGFFTTVKANGKPQEFGTPTGAGLVFDNRILTLTYTLPLKTPAHASRSFGIEIGDPTYFVAFDIVDAPDAVITRDAPKGCIVRVARPPKLDPVIQQKLAQEDITATPDTSGLQVTTRALVACP; encoded by the coding sequence GTGGCACGCCGCCCCGCTTCCGCCGCCCTGCTCGCCCTGGCCACCGGACTCGGCCTCGCCAGCACCGCATCGGCGCATCCGCATGTCTTCGTCACCGCGCGCGCCGAGATCCTCTACGCGCCCGACGGCACGGTGCGCGCGCTCAAGCACATCTGGAGCTTCGACGAGGCCTATTCGGCCTATATCACGCAGGGGCTGGACAAGAACGGCGACGGCAAGCTGACGCCGGACGAACTGGCGGAACTCGCCAAGGTCAATGTCGAATCCCTGCCGGATGTCGGGTTCTTCACCACGGTCAAGGCCAACGGCAAGCCGCAGGAATTCGGCACGCCGACCGGCGCGGGCCTCGTCTTCGACAACAGGATCCTGACCCTGACCTACACGCTGCCGCTGAAGACGCCGGCCCATGCCAGCCGCTCCTTCGGCATCGAGATCGGCGATCCGACCTATTTCGTCGCCTTCGACATCGTCGATGCGCCCGACGCCGTGATCACCCGCGACGCGCCGAAGGGCTGCATCGTGCGGGTCGCCCGCCCGCCCAAGCTCGATCCCGTGATCCAGCAGAAGCTGGCCCAGGAGGACATCACCGCCACGCCCGACACGAGCGGGTTGCAGGTGACGACCCGCGCGCTCGTCGCCTGCCCGTGA
- a CDS encoding nickel/cobalt transporter: MSLNTPHLFEMRWPALSRRLILMALALAVVAGGLALLAALLSAWSPPPPPPPRNPFGVPLPREAPPATTGLGGMILAWQSAFYKDLTAALKAVAASSSAIWGLLGLAFGYGVFHAAGPGHGKAVISGYIVADDRRLRRGLGLSFSAAILQALVAIALVGTLTIALRQTAQTMAVATDWVERASFALVALVGTWVLWRKAGALLTLGRGAQAHDPACDHIHMPTPDEIARLRTWREMAGVVVAAGLRPCAGAIIILVFAASAGLFWAGIAAAFAMALGTALTTGALAALAVFFKFAALKLAGGGSLRAARTLAVLELLAAAFVAVLGAALYLGLAAGGAG, encoded by the coding sequence ATGTCGCTGAACACCCCACACCTCTTTGAGATGCGCTGGCCCGCTTTGTCCCGCCGCCTGATCCTGATGGCGCTGGCGCTGGCGGTCGTCGCAGGAGGTCTGGCCCTGCTCGCAGCGCTCCTCTCCGCCTGGAGCCCGCCGCCGCCACCGCCGCCGCGCAACCCCTTCGGCGTGCCCCTGCCGCGCGAGGCGCCGCCCGCCACGACCGGACTCGGCGGCATGATCCTCGCCTGGCAGTCGGCCTTCTACAAGGACCTCACCGCCGCGCTGAAGGCGGTGGCGGCGAGTTCCTCCGCGATCTGGGGCCTGCTCGGCCTCGCCTTCGGCTATGGCGTGTTTCACGCCGCAGGCCCCGGCCATGGCAAGGCGGTGATCTCGGGCTACATCGTCGCCGACGACCGCAGACTGCGGCGCGGGCTGGGCCTGAGCTTCTCCGCGGCGATCCTGCAGGCGCTGGTCGCGATCGCACTGGTCGGCACCCTCACCATCGCCCTGCGGCAGACGGCACAGACGATGGCGGTCGCCACCGACTGGGTGGAGCGCGCAAGCTTCGCCCTCGTCGCCCTCGTCGGCACATGGGTGCTCTGGCGCAAGGCGGGCGCGCTGCTGACGCTCGGCCGCGGCGCGCAGGCGCATGATCCCGCCTGCGACCACATCCACATGCCCACGCCCGACGAGATCGCCCGCCTGCGGACCTGGCGCGAGATGGCCGGCGTCGTCGTCGCGGCGGGGCTGCGGCCCTGCGCCGGCGCCATCATCATCCTCGTCTTCGCCGCCTCCGCCGGCTTGTTCTGGGCCGGCATCGCCGCCGCCTTCGCCATGGCGCTCGGCACCGCCCTGACGACGGGGGCGCTCGCCGCGCTCGCCGTCTTCTTCAAATTCGCCGCGCTGAAACTCGCCGGGGGAGGCTCTCTGCGCGCGGCGCGCACGCTTGCGGTTCTGGAACTGCTGGCCGCCGCCTTCGTCGCCGTGCTGGGAGCAGCGCTCTATCTCGGACTCGCCGCGGGCGGGGCCGGCTGA
- a CDS encoding amidase, with translation MTNPCDLSAVEARALIGAKKLSASELLESCITRIDAVDPAVNAMVARDDERARAAAKAADAATMRGEALPALHGLPIGVKDLENVAGLRTTYGSQLYRDHVPDEDQLIVAKTRAAGAIVLGKTNTPEWGAGANTRNAVYGATGNPFDPTKSAAGSSGGSGVALATGMVPIATGSDTGGSLRNPAAFNGIVGFRPTPGLVPSEKRPIGWNPLPVLGPMARTVPDLCLLLSTMVGDDAADPLATTIHGQTIRRPEDFARPAMIDLASLKVAITPDFGFAPTEKHIRKVFADKVGAFSSLFAATEQATPDCAGMDETFEVLRSLAFLAGMYEKVRDTPEMVGPNVRVNVEEGLRYGALDITRALKQQTAIYQRWQGFFEDYDVILSPAVTLSPRPWSELYPAEIDGQPTRTYFHWLALAYAATTVGHPAISLPVGLDDAGMPFGLQIVGPRGGDAKVLAVAAALEAALAGDTLTARPVPDIAKLAAGPRIADTPGFLGFD, from the coding sequence TTGACCAATCCCTGCGACCTCAGCGCCGTCGAGGCGCGTGCCCTCATCGGCGCCAAGAAGCTCTCCGCGAGCGAACTGCTCGAAAGCTGCATCACCCGCATCGACGCCGTCGATCCCGCCGTCAACGCCATGGTCGCCCGCGACGACGAGCGCGCCCGCGCCGCCGCCAAGGCGGCCGATGCGGCCACCATGCGCGGCGAAGCGCTGCCCGCCCTGCACGGCCTGCCGATCGGCGTGAAGGATCTCGAGAACGTCGCCGGCCTGCGCACCACCTATGGCAGCCAGCTCTACCGCGACCACGTGCCCGACGAGGACCAGCTGATCGTCGCCAAGACCCGCGCGGCCGGCGCGATCGTGCTGGGCAAGACCAACACGCCTGAATGGGGCGCGGGCGCCAACACCCGCAACGCCGTCTATGGCGCGACCGGCAACCCCTTCGACCCGACGAAATCCGCCGCCGGTTCCTCGGGCGGCTCGGGTGTCGCGCTCGCCACCGGCATGGTGCCGATCGCGACCGGCTCGGACACCGGCGGCTCGCTGCGCAATCCCGCCGCCTTCAACGGCATCGTCGGCTTCCGCCCGACACCCGGGCTGGTGCCCAGCGAAAAGCGGCCGATCGGCTGGAACCCGCTGCCCGTGCTGGGGCCGATGGCGCGCACCGTCCCCGATCTCTGCCTGCTGCTCTCGACCATGGTCGGCGACGACGCCGCCGACCCGTTGGCGACCACGATCCACGGCCAGACGATCCGCCGGCCTGAGGATTTCGCCAGGCCCGCCATGATCGACCTCGCCTCGCTCAAGGTCGCGATCACGCCCGATTTCGGCTTCGCGCCGACCGAGAAGCACATCCGCAAGGTCTTCGCCGACAAGGTTGGCGCCTTTTCCTCGCTCTTCGCCGCGACCGAGCAGGCGACGCCGGACTGCGCCGGCATGGACGAGACCTTCGAGGTGCTGCGCTCGCTCGCGTTCCTCGCCGGCATGTACGAAAAAGTCCGCGACACGCCCGAGATGGTCGGCCCCAATGTCCGCGTCAATGTCGAGGAGGGCCTGCGCTACGGCGCGCTCGACATCACCCGCGCTCTCAAGCAGCAGACCGCGATCTACCAGCGCTGGCAGGGCTTTTTCGAAGATTACGACGTCATCCTGTCGCCGGCCGTGACGCTGAGCCCGCGGCCCTGGTCGGAGCTCTACCCGGCCGAGATCGACGGCCAGCCGACGCGAACCTATTTCCACTGGCTGGCGCTGGCCTATGCCGCCACCACCGTCGGCCACCCGGCGATCTCGCTGCCGGTCGGGCTCGATGATGCCGGCATGCCATTCGGCCTGCAGATCGTCGGCCCGCGCGGCGGCGATGCCAAGGTGCTGGCCGTGGCCGCCGCGCTCGAGGCGGCGCTCGCCGGCGACACGCTGACGGCGCGCCCCGTGCCCGACATCGCGAAACTCGCCGCCGGCCCGCGAATCGCCGACACGCCCGGCTTCCTCGGCTTCGACTGA
- a CDS encoding ABC transporter substrate-binding protein — protein sequence MKRRTFLKGATALTLAGPAAIGRAAAQSATTLKFVPQANLTALDPVWTTATVTSNHGYYVYDTLYGLDLAGKPQPQMVESHEVAPDGKSWRFKLRDGLSFHDGAAVKPADCLQSLKRWVQRDPYGQLLAKVIESSAAIDDRTFEIKLTRAFPMMLDVLAKADSPLFVMPERLATTEATKQITEVVGSGPYRFLPAEYVSGSKVAYEKFEAYKPRSEPPSRNAGGKVANFKRVEWQILPDPATAANALIKGEVDWWERPLSDLQPMLAKSADITREVTDESGRGAIMRLNHLQPPFNNPKVRAAVRLAVNQEDYMRATQGDDTSIWKTSRNLWFRGTPYYDGEQEDLMPQSIEKAKAALKDSGYNGEKVVIISPTDFPDIGPLGDVTYELLKSIGMNVDFVASDWGTVIQRRNSREPVEKGGWSIFHTTGSAMGWSNPALSYLVRGQGAKGWFGWYDSAKAEALAEEWLYAPDEAAQKKAAAALGRLALEDTATIPLGVFMIRTAYRKTLTGMQKGSAPYPWGLKRV from the coding sequence ATGAAACGCCGCACATTTCTGAAGGGCGCGACCGCCCTGACGCTCGCCGGTCCCGCCGCCATCGGCCGCGCCGCGGCCCAGTCGGCGACCACGCTGAAATTCGTGCCGCAGGCCAACCTGACGGCGCTCGACCCGGTCTGGACGACGGCGACCGTGACCAGCAACCACGGCTACTATGTCTATGACACGCTCTACGGGCTCGATCTCGCCGGCAAGCCGCAGCCGCAGATGGTCGAGAGCCACGAGGTTGCGCCCGACGGCAAGAGCTGGCGCTTCAAGCTGCGCGACGGGCTTTCCTTCCATGACGGCGCCGCGGTCAAACCGGCCGACTGCCTGCAGAGCCTGAAGCGCTGGGTCCAGCGCGATCCTTACGGCCAGCTCCTGGCGAAGGTGATCGAATCCTCGGCCGCGATCGATGATCGGACCTTCGAGATCAAGCTGACGCGGGCCTTCCCGATGATGCTGGACGTGCTGGCCAAGGCGGATTCGCCGCTCTTCGTCATGCCCGAGCGCCTGGCCACCACCGAGGCGACCAAGCAGATCACCGAGGTCGTCGGGTCGGGCCCCTATCGTTTCCTGCCGGCCGAATACGTCTCGGGCAGCAAGGTCGCCTATGAGAAGTTCGAGGCCTACAAGCCCCGCAGCGAACCGCCCAGCCGCAATGCCGGTGGCAAGGTCGCCAACTTCAAGCGCGTCGAGTGGCAGATCCTGCCCGATCCGGCGACGGCGGCGAACGCCCTGATCAAGGGCGAGGTCGACTGGTGGGAGCGCCCCCTCAGCGATCTCCAGCCGATGCTCGCCAAGAGCGCCGACATCACCCGCGAGGTCACCGACGAATCCGGCCGCGGCGCGATCATGCGGCTGAACCACCTGCAGCCGCCCTTCAACAATCCGAAGGTCCGCGCCGCCGTCCGCCTGGCGGTCAACCAGGAAGACTACATGCGCGCCACCCAGGGCGACGACACCTCGATCTGGAAGACCTCGCGCAATCTCTGGTTCCGCGGCACGCCCTATTACGACGGCGAGCAGGAAGACCTGATGCCCCAGAGCATCGAGAAGGCGAAGGCCGCGCTGAAGGACTCCGGCTACAACGGCGAGAAGGTCGTCATCATCAGCCCGACCGACTTCCCCGACATCGGCCCGCTCGGCGACGTCACCTACGAACTGCTCAAGAGCATCGGCATGAACGTCGACTTCGTCGCCAGCGACTGGGGCACGGTGATCCAGCGCCGCAACAGCCGCGAGCCGGTGGAGAAGGGCGGCTGGAGCATCTTCCACACCACCGGCTCGGCGATGGGGTGGAGCAATCCGGCCCTGTCCTATCTGGTGCGCGGCCAGGGCGCCAAGGGCTGGTTCGGCTGGTACGACAGCGCCAAGGCCGAGGCGCTCGCGGAAGAATGGCTCTATGCGCCCGACGAGGCCGCCCAGAAGAAGGCTGCCGCCGCGCTCGGCCGTCTCGCGCTGGAGGACACCGCGACGATCCCGCTCGGCGTCTTCATGATCCGCACCGCCTACCGCAAGACCCTGACCGGCATGCAGAAGGGCTCGGCGCCCTATCCCTGGGGTCTGAAGCGGGTGTGA
- a CDS encoding gamma-glutamyltransferase — translation MTVAAEVPYRTQNWTLAKPMASGRNGVVVSQNREAAEAGAAILEAGGNAADAAVAACIALAAVEPWNSGLGGIGFAVVLKANETTAKVVDFGPVAPRRADPSSYPLTGAMKNDLFTWPEVVGDVNIHGPLSFVIPSSVAGYAKLKESFGTAMPVADLLAPAIALARRGLAQDWYTTLKVASSASVLRLYAESARIYLPGGLPPVPPYQGKPGFFRLGNLASTLERLASAGLDDFYTGEIARRLVADIKALGGVVDAEDLAGCRAIVRDAPTIDWRGTHLVHTAGGLTAAPTLEAVVEGMDATRPGAEGPDAAWFASLSRVMREAYASRLEGLGAAKAATEPGDTCTTHLTVVDGEGTLVTVTTTLLSSMGSRVVLPDTGVLMNNGMMWFDPRPGSANAIAPGARPLCNMCPVIVTPKTGSGPRFAGGASGGRRILASVYQMLAWTVDFGMGLEEAAHRPRIDVSGPDQTSADLRLPADTLAALEAAGPVVVVEHGVLPINFACPNLIRVDAEGAQGISDVISPWSAAVAAKG, via the coding sequence ATGACCGTTGCCGCAGAGGTGCCCTACCGCACGCAGAACTGGACGCTCGCCAAGCCGATGGCGAGCGGGCGCAACGGCGTCGTGGTCTCGCAGAACCGCGAGGCGGCGGAAGCCGGCGCCGCGATCCTGGAGGCCGGCGGCAATGCGGCCGATGCGGCGGTGGCGGCCTGTATCGCGCTGGCTGCGGTCGAGCCCTGGAACAGCGGGCTCGGCGGCATCGGCTTTGCGGTCGTGCTCAAGGCCAACGAGACCACGGCGAAGGTCGTCGATTTCGGCCCCGTCGCGCCGCGGCGCGCCGATCCGTCGTCCTACCCGCTGACCGGCGCGATGAAGAACGACCTCTTCACCTGGCCCGAGGTGGTGGGTGACGTGAACATCCATGGTCCGCTCTCCTTCGTGATCCCGTCCTCCGTCGCCGGCTATGCCAAGCTGAAGGAGAGCTTCGGGACGGCGATGCCCGTCGCCGACCTGCTGGCGCCGGCGATCGCGCTCGCCAGGCGCGGGCTGGCCCAGGACTGGTACACGACGCTGAAGGTCGCCTCCTCGGCTTCGGTGCTGCGGCTCTACGCGGAGAGCGCGCGGATCTATCTGCCGGGCGGCCTGCCGCCGGTGCCGCCCTATCAGGGCAAGCCCGGTTTCTTCCGTCTCGGCAACCTTGCCTCGACGCTCGAGCGGCTGGCCTCGGCCGGGCTCGACGATTTCTACACGGGCGAGATCGCCCGCCGGCTCGTCGCCGACATCAAGGCGCTGGGCGGGGTCGTCGATGCGGAGGATCTCGCCGGCTGCCGGGCGATCGTGCGGGATGCGCCGACGATCGACTGGCGCGGCACCCATCTCGTCCACACCGCCGGCGGGCTGACGGCTGCGCCGACGCTGGAAGCGGTGGTCGAGGGCATGGATGCGACGCGGCCCGGCGCTGAGGGGCCGGATGCGGCCTGGTTCGCCAGCCTGTCGCGGGTCATGCGCGAGGCCTATGCCAGCCGGCTCGAAGGGCTGGGTGCGGCGAAGGCGGCGACCGAGCCCGGCGACACCTGCACCACCCATCTCACGGTGGTCGATGGCGAGGGCACGCTGGTCACGGTGACGACGACGCTGCTCTCCTCGATGGGCAGCCGCGTCGTGCTGCCCGACACCGGCGTGCTGATGAACAACGGCATGATGTGGTTCGATCCGCGCCCCGGCAGCGCCAATGCGATCGCGCCCGGCGCCCGGCCGCTCTGCAACATGTGCCCGGTGATCGTGACCCCGAAGACGGGTTCCGGCCCGCGCTTTGCCGGCGGCGCCTCGGGCGGGCGGCGGATTCTCGCCAGCGTCTACCAGATGCTCGCCTGGACGGTGGATTTCGGCATGGGGCTGGAGGAAGCCGCGCATCGGCCGCGCATCGACGTCTCTGGTCCGGACCAGACCAGCGCCGATCTGCGCCTGCCGGCCGACACGCTGGCGGCGCTGGAGGCGGCCGGGCCGGTGGTCGTGGTCGAGCACGGCGTGCTGCCGATCAACTTCGCCTGCCCCAACCTGATCCGCGTCGATGCGGAGGGCGCGCAAGGCATCAGCGACGTGATCTCGCCCTGGTCGGCGGCGGTGGCGGCGAAGGGGTAG